The genomic interval GCCGGTCGCGCGCATCGGCGGAGCGGCACACCTCGCAGTCGCAGCCGATCAGGGGAACGCCGGTCGAGGTCCCGCTGCCGAGGAACGTGACACGCATCAGAGCTTGAGGCCGGAGCCGGAGAGGACCACGGCGAGGTCCCCGTGGCGCCTCCTGAGATCGTCCCCGAGTCGGTCGAGGCACGCCGCGGCCACGGCACCGGTGCTCTCCACGGCGTACCCCTTGTGCCAGAGCCCCCGCCGTGTCCGCTCGATCTCGTCCTCGCCCACCTCCTCGATCGACCCGCCGCTCTGTCGCACCGCCCGGAGGACCTCGGCGCCCCGCGGCGCCGCGCCGACGCGCACGCCATCGGCGGACGTCGGTCCCTCGGTCACCGGAGCGGGAAGCAGGGCTCCGGCGGCGAACGCGCGGGCCAGCGGAGCGCAAGCCGCGGCCTGCACCGCGACGATCGCCGGCCGCCGCTCGATCAGACCGTGACGCCTGAGCTCGCGGAAACCGGCGTCGAGGCCGAGGACGAGACCGCCGTTGCCCGCCGGAACGACCACCGCCCCGGGCGCGGTCCACCGCAGCGCCTCCGACAGGGAGTAGGCGAGCGTCTTCGCGCCGTGGAGGAAGAGGGGGCTCCACGCGTGGCTGGCGTAGAAGGCACCCGAGGCCGCCTCCTCGAGCGCGGCCGCGGCGGCGCCGGCCCG from Terriglobia bacterium carries:
- a CDS encoding pyridoxal-phosphate dependent enzyme, yielding VSPVVDDVVGSTPVHLALEYVSPTGSYKDRGASLLVSFAAALGATLLVDDTSGNAGIALAAHAARAGLRARVLVPDDASPVKPRIAAELGAEVIRVAGGRAGAAAAALEEAASGAFYASHAWSPLFLHGAKTLAYSLSEALRWTAPGAVVVPAGNGGLVLGLDAGFRELRRHGLIERRPAIVAVQAAACAPLARAFAAGALLPAPVTEGPTSADGVRVGAAPRGAEVLRAVRQSGGSIEEVGEDEIERTRRGLWHKGYAVESTGAVAAACLDRLGDDLRRRHGDLAVVLSGSGLKL